ATCTCAGTTTACATGTCATTTCCTCCAAGAAATTTGCCCTCATGACAAAAATGCAGCTTGTTACCTTTTCTTTGTTCTCTAAAAGTATCTGTTGTGTTCCCTCCATTACTTCTACATTAAAGTTCTTCTTTAATTATGTGTCTATTCTTCAGATTGTAAACACAGTTAGGACAAGGCCTAATTTGGTCTTCTTTGCTGTGGTGGAACCCAGAACCTGGTTTAGTGAGATATACTCTTAATTTTACTCTTAATCTTAAGATATCCTCTTAATAAATAGGTATTAAATGCCTAAGCAGGAACCCCAAAATGTCTTCACTTTACCTAGGTATACGTATTAACAGACACTGTTAACCATACACTGCTAACCTTCAAAACAATTGTAAACAGTATTATAACTTTCTTACCCTAATATAGCCTGCACAGATTCTGCAGACAACCTCAAATACCCAAATGgggaaattacatttaaaatgctAAAGTCAAAATCACTTACTTTGACATGGGTTTGTTGCCACTGTCCTCctttgccttccttccttcttctacaGGTTTGAGGTTCAACAGTGGAGTCACTTCAGCATTGCCATAGCCAGCAAAAGTGATTGCAGCGGTGCCGTTTTCTTCATCTATCTCCTCAATCTCCGCTTCATAACACCTGTAAAGATATCATGGCTGTAAGCAGGTGAGTAAAGGTTTAGTACTCAGCCTATAAGACTTATACTGCAGTGATTCAACTATTAAATGTGTCTAAAATGAAACTTATACAATCAAACGTCCCTTTGGCAAAGATAATACAAAAGAGCAGCTAGAGTTAGCCACTGGCTTTTAAGGAAGGAAGTCCCAACCAAAATATTGCCCAGAAGTCTCTGACACATCTACTAAATGTGTTTTAGTCAATTTCTGTGAGAAAACATACTTCTTATATGAATCATTTCAGTATATGTGCATCACGGAAGTCTAAGAGAGCCAACCATTACTCAATTTGCAACCCAAAGAGAAAAGAACTTATAGActgtattaaaataaagaaaatccatTCACTTTCCTCTATTTCATGTCTATTTCCTCTAGCATCCAAGCCATTCTTCTGCCCTAAAACTTACTCTAAAGCTAAAAACTAAACTATAGTAATGGTAACCACCCAAGAATCAAATCAGTTGTTTAAGTCATATCAGCCATATAAAGACTAAAATAGAGTAGTTCAAGCTGAATAAAAATCACCTTACCATTGTACTTTACTAGTTCATGTTAAGTTACAGTTTTTTTCTACACTTACTGTCCATCTTCACTCCAGATTGCCATACACTTGTCTCCTACTTTCCATGAATGAGTGGGCTGAGTAGAAGCAAAGTTGTCTGAACTTGCCAGAGTTTCAGAAGGCTGAGTTGACAGAAGGTCTTTGGTTAGTTCAATAACCtcctaaaaaggaaaaacaaaaaccattatCTTTATAATTCACATTGTCACCTACTTTCAACAAGCAACTTCCTTCAGTTTTTGATAACAGCTCTCATACCATGTAGCACTCATTAAACTACTCTACACATATTTATTTGCAGTTCGTAACGATACTATGATATAGATACTGTGATTATCCCCATGTAGAAACtaagataaaacattttatacaGTGGTGGTGGGACTTAAACCTAAGAACTTGCCTTTCAATTTAATTAACCTCTAATACTAACAGAAATACAGTGAACTTGAATTTACACTGTACATTATTTTTAAGCACCTATTTTAGCTAAAGAGATCTCTCTAAAGGTGAGAAATAGTCAACTCTAAGGCACTGAACTAGATTCAAGACCCCTTTTATCTCATTATCACTGTCACATGTATTTAATTCCAATGAACTTTTAATAGGGCATTGCTTGGCAGTAGTACTAACTGCGTAGCCAACAGGGATGCTCTCTCTGCAAAAAAAATAAGCCCCAAAAAACTTGAAGGAGCATTATTAGTAATAAAAATGATCCTGCTCATATGTATTTCTACTAAAATACTATAGGTATGTATAAAAAACCAGTAGTTTTTCTCATCATTATAATACTTACCCCATCTGGGTAAGCAAATTACCAAGTCAGATTTAAAATATCCCAATACTATAATGTTAAACACATTAGCACAGCTTcaactaaaaggaaaaagtaaaataaatataacacaCAGGTAGGCAAAGCCTTTCTGTGTGACAAATACATTTTCTAACTTAGGCTTacacttactgctgctgctaagttgcttcagtcgtgtctgactctgtgcgaccccatagacggcagcccaccaggctcccccgtccctgggattctcaaggcaagaacactggagtgggttgccatttccttctccaatgcatgaaagtgaaaagtgaaaatgaagtcgctcagtcgtgtctgactcttagcgacccatggactgcagcctaccaagctcctccatccatgggattttccaggcaagagtactggagtgggttgccgttgccttctccacttacACTTACTGACTTCATTCAAAGTTGTTTGGTAGAGTTggttaaaaaacttaaaaacaaattgaTAGATTTTGCTACCAATCTACTATATTTTTACTCTGATGAAGACTCATCCTTTGCTGTTGCATATAAAATACCTTAAACATCACACTGTATGTTCTGGGAGAAAAATGAGCGAAGTTACACTCTATTCAGTTTCTCCTGGCTCCCACTGAGGTTTAATAATAGCCAAGCAAGTGAAATATTACTTCTctcctaaaaattttaaattttcccaGCTGGTTCTTAAAAACTTATATTTGAGCcttaaggacaaaaaaaaaaaaaaaagacttattaaAGCCCTTGGAGAAAGatcagttttataaataaaaaaattttacaaatgaaaatactAGAAGATTCAGATTTAAGTTAAAAATTCAGATTAATAtctttaatgaaattttattagGTGCCAAATAGCCATTCAAATACCTTTTAATTAGATAATCCTTTGCAAATAAGCAAGGGATGTCCAAATAGATGATGTACTACACAAAGAAGGAGAATAAATTatccagtcttgtttttaattAACCACTTTTAGCACTAGGAATGTAATCCAGTAAGTCTGACTCAAAAGCCTATGCAATTCCTATCATTAAATCCATTTAACTAGGGATCATTGGACTACTAATGCACAAACATGAAGTCTGTGTTTTTAGATCTCAATATTTAGAACTCTACTTCTCTTAGAATAAAACATCTTTCCACTAtgttttcataagaaaataaattttcaccaAAGAGAAGGGTCCTGAAAAGCTGTGCAGTTATAATCTTCAAGGCCCTGCACTGaaaagacactttaaaaaatcCAGAGCATTTATTTctagctgtcttttcactttgccatGTTGTACATTCCCCTCCCAACAATTACGAAGACCCttctaaatgtcttttttttaattcacatgtGCATATGGACCAAAGTATTATAAATATGATTTCATGTATGAGGGAGTTCTTAAAGGTACATACCATTAATTACTTTTCCTCCCCCAAGTCTGAGTTCTGAAACTGCTCCTTCATTGACAGATGGGCAGCAGTTACAGTTATCGGCAATTCCAGGAAGCATCAGATGTTGTGATCTACATATCAGCAGGTCAAAGGGGGTGCACTCAAGCACTCTGCTTACTGAAGGAAGGCGTTTCGGGGATGCAGAGAGCCACTGTAATATATGAGACAAGTGACTTGACCCCTGCCTCCTTTAGAACCAGTTTATTCAGCAAAACAGCCTAATAAATTGATTATTTTTGTGATTATCACAGACTGCCTGGGGAGCTAGTCAACTAGCTAGCCTGGATTTTACTAAACTCActtctttaaagtgaaaaaagaaaacaaattaggaTTTCAGAAGACTGATTTGCTGCCTATTGAGTAACTTTATATGAAAGATAGTGTCTTAAGAGATAAACATAGAAGTCTTACTGGCAAAATGAAAGTCACtggaaaaaatgcagaaaaaggaTTCTGCATAAATGAAACTGCAAACAAATTATTAACCAGAGTAAGGATATTCCATAAAAggaacacaaaaaaataaaggagactaCAAACTTGGTCATCAGTCTGTGAAGACTTTTCAGCAAATATAAAAGATAGAATTAAATACCAATGGCACAAGGCATATcccagaaagcaaggaaggaaaaggattttttaaaaaacaaaaacctatgaCAAAATAGAAACTGTAGCTATAGTCAAAGGAGATAACAATTACTAGATGGAAGCAGATAGCAAGatatttttcagaatttcatCTAATATTAAACGATGTGTTCCATCTTTGAGTAGTTTTCAGTTCAAAAACAAACCTGTATCTAGCAACCAAAATGACTGCTTTTTTcccatgaaaggaaaagaatttgaggtCAAGATTGGTCGGGAAAAACATTCTCTGTTATTGCTAACTGAAGTGTTAGAAAGTGCACTTCTAAATCTGTGCCATCTGATATGGTAGCCACATATggttacttaaaattaaaaattcagtttttcagCCATCCTAGTCTTATTCCAAGTATTTGATACCCCATGTACCTAGCAGCTATAATATTAAATAGCAGATATAGAACACTTCCATCaccacagaaagttctattggacaatGTCTTTCAAAatggttatttaaaaaagaatattttacagaACAACCTCCAGGTCATTATTAACTGAACCCTAAGTAAGCCATTTACCTGGTTACTACAATGCCTACAGCAATGGTCTCCCTCCCTACAGTACTTCCACTATAGATCATGTCCTAACACAATTCTGCCCAGACTCTGAAATATATTCCAGAAATACTAAAATACCAAGACTCATAATAATGCTGTCTTCACTCCCAACTCCCTGCTCCACCAGTTCCACATATACCCCTCCCTCTTACTGCCAATTAAATATAGGAAGCAATGTATACAACATTGACACAATGTTTCActttcttcaaaggaaaaaaggacTGCTTTTAAGTTGGTTtttaatgagagaaagagagagagagagaaatgggggTAGGTCAGGCTCTCTAAGACAAGCAGAAAGTTGGCCTGAGATGGGAGAAACTGCTCCCAAAACATCTTTTTCTTACTGACTAGCTCCCTGAAATCCACTGACCTGACTGCTACATACTGAAGAGAggctttggtttctgtttttgttgttgttgttgttgtttttaaataacataCTATTGCAACTTCACGCACATCTATCCTaaatccagaaattgaacctaAAAATATTCAACTCATTTAAATTATGCCCAGGTAAGCTTTTAGAATTGTGAATCTGGACCCCATTTCAAATAAGTTTTGCTTGTTTGCAGTTCTACTATCCCTAAAATATTGATCATTTTAATTGGCAAGAGGCTGATATAAACAGAGAGAAATGATACGTAGTATGAAGATGATTCGAGTTGTTTTGAATCAGTGAAGATAAGTCATCTAatcaaaacatcttttaaaactcTCCAAAAAATCAGATTCAGAATTAGGTGAAAAGCCATagatatttacaaatattatatatgGTGTTTTTATTAATCAACCTAGGGTTGTGAGAAATAATAGATATTTACTTCTATGGCTTTATGTTTGTCTTGAAACCCCAGAGGAAGTTTTAAAAAGCCAGTTTCATACTTACTGCTCTTCCAGGACAAAAGGAACACATTAAATTCAGGTCGCCTTTTTACATAGATTCGGTTTAATTTCAAGTTGCTAATAAGTGTCAATAATTACATATAAGACCTAGCCTTAAGTTCAAACATGTAACATTtatgcagaaaacaaacatctCTTTAggtatttttataatgttttcaaCACAGGCACTAGAGCTAGCTTTgttacacttacacacacacacaggatctcTGGCATGGGTGctctatttcattttcaaagaaatctTGTGGCACTGAAAAGAATCTGATATAATCTGATTAAGCTATATTTTCCTCCTTTAATTTTAGTTACCCTTTGAAGTAAAATTCCTTTTCCAAGTCTTTACAAACAGAAACGTTATCCACTGTCAAGTTATATGTACCTCTTTTTCTAGAGTGATAGTGACTTATTagctcttacttttaaaaattataagagcATATAAGGATGACACAACAAAGAACAATGTTTCAGCTGTTTTGATGTACACAAACAGGCAGCAACCCTTCTCTTAGAAGCCAAATATGCCTCTGTgggtgcacacatgtacacacaaggGGTGTGAAGGGGAGAAACACTCCCTCCAAAGGTATTATGGGTACCCATAGATTCTAGGCAATAAGCCACTTATATGCCACAGAAATACTCTTTTCAAGCAATGAAGCTATTATGTATTGCCCCATACTTACTTGTaaatctttctttaattttagtaaatcttcattatctccatttcCAGACAGCGCAGCCTCAACTTGCTGGAGTTGAGCTTTGTAGCTTGCCAGCTGCTTTGCTAGATCCTCTGACATCtggtgaaaataaagaataaagtcatgaaaacagaaccaaaacaacaaaacataaaagaaacatttttttcctgtcgGCCTGAATTAACCCTTACCAATTTTGTTCCCAACTCCTTATAATTCACTGCAGCATAATTTATTACTACTACCTTTACTTTCAGTTCAGAGAAAAGCTGTCGGCCAAACCACAAACTTCAAGGATTCTGAAGATTATAAACATGTAAGATATATTCCATATAGAAACAGAAAACGAGATAAGAGGAAAAGGGAgaataatttctaattttctttaaactATTAACAGGGAAGAGACATTGTGTTAGGCTCAAGGAACAGGACTGTTATATCACATcaccaaaaattaaaatagaaggcACTAAACTGTTGAAAGATTTGAGGCTTCCAGTTTTTAAGGGCTAAAAAGTACTTCGAAAGCCAAATATAAATGGCTTTTGGATTAACTACACAAATGACTTTCTCCACAAGAGCTATAATGCGTGTGTTCAGAAACTTCTTCACAGTGCAAAAACCTTTTCACCCAGTCACTTAAATACTGCCAATGTATTTTTCTGCAGTAAAAGAAACATCACAGATGTTCTCCAATTTAGGCAATCTGAAGTACGGGCCTTTCACTAAATCCAGCTCGTACTTCTGAAAATAAGGCCGGAGAGAATTCTTTCTCGCTTTATTAGCAAACGTACAGGGTTTCCGAGACCGGTCTGTGTAACAAATCCCGGCCAACCGCAGCCCAGAACTTCGAAGTACTTCAAAAGGGTTGGTGCAAGCCAGGCTGCTCCCCTTCAGTCACCCTACACCTCAAAGCCCGCCACAACTAGCTCGACCATTTCAGACCTCGAAATTCCAACAACTTCCAAGGAAACCGAAAACAAGAACGGAGCCGAGGCCCCAGGAACCGGAGCCCCACCCGCAAACAGGCTCCGCACAGAAGGGCCGAGGGCGTCCTTAAGATGCCTCCCGCGCCCAGCCCAACCCC
The Budorcas taxicolor isolate Tak-1 chromosome 23, Takin1.1, whole genome shotgun sequence genome window above contains:
- the SMNDC1 gene encoding survival of motor neuron-related-splicing factor 30, producing the protein MSEDLAKQLASYKAQLQQVEAALSGNGDNEDLLKLKKDLQEVIELTKDLLSTQPSETLASSDNFASTQPTHSWKVGDKCMAIWSEDGQCYEAEIEEIDEENGTAAITFAGYGNAEVTPLLNLKPVEEGRKAKEDSGNKPMSKKEMIAQQREYKKKKALKKAQRIKELEQEREDQKVKWQQFNNRAYSKNKKGQVKRSIFASPESVTGKVGVGTCGIADKPMTQYQDTSKYNVRHLMPQ